TAAACCCCCACACCCCCTCCTCCCTAACCCCCAATTGAAGGATAATTTTAGAACCcagaggggaaagaagaaaaaggagatcgatcgatcgatcaaGGTCTTATATGCTTCAGTGAGAAAATGGAGCTGAAGAAGAAGGGTCTTATCTTGGAGCTTCTGGGTCTTGTGTTGTTCAAACTCCTCTGCATGGGTTTGGGAGAGACCTATCACTATAAGTGGAATGTAAGTTATAAATTGAATCATTTTAGCTTCTGATTGAATTTCGTTGTTATGAATTGTAGTGAGTCACTCTTGCCCTTTTCTGCACTTTGAGATATTTGGTGGTCTTCTTGCTTGTAGATCACTGAAACTTCGTATACAAGACTGTGTAGCACCAAGAAAATCTTGACAGTAAATGGGCTATTTCCTGGGCCAGCTATTCATGTCCGAAGAGGAGATACAGTGTTTATCAATGTTGTCAACCATGGAACTTATAATGTCACTCTGCACTGGTATGAATGACTCTCTCTTTTTTGCTTCTCCCATTTAGAATTTAGATTTTGCTAACTTTTATGCAATTAACTCTCTCATCTCATCTCTTTCTGTAACTAGTAAATACTGTTTCGTGATAAGGCCATTTGGAGGTTAAGAACTACTTCAAatcaattataataaaaaaagaaaaaaaaggaatcagtTAGACGTTTGGCGagttaagaaaagaaaatatcataGTCTCGAAAAGTTGTCGGCAATAATCAGTGGTGAGATGAGATTGTTTTATTATtgttagggagaatgttctctatgcagcctgcgctgctgtgcccaggcacatgggcagcttATGCaaggggggcagggtgatcattgcgcccaACCCCATCTGCCTGGATGCAacctgcggcacagagaacagcgtcCCTGTTTGTTATTATTGTTGAGGTGAAACTGTGAAATAATGGTGGGACTGGCAGGCATGGAGTGAAGCAGCCGAGGAATCCATGGTCAGATGGTCCAGAGTACATAACGCAGTGCCCAATCCAAGCAGGTGCGAGCTTCACTTACGAGATAAACTTCAGTTCAGAGGAAGGAACCATTTGGTGGCACGCACACAGTGACTGGTCAAGAGCCACAGTCCATGGTCCAATCTTCGTTTTCCCAAAGCTTGGGACTTCCTACCCTTTCCCCAAGCCCTATTCTGAAGTCCCCATCATTATTGGTTAGTTAGTTACTCTATTATTATAAGCAAAACACATAAAACCAATCATGTTTGATGTCTTGGCCGGGTTGAACCAGTGCAGTTCTTAATTAAATATCTGGTAAAATAATTGCAGGAAGCTGGTACAAAGGAGATGTGATGGAGATACTTGAAGAAGCCCTTGTGGGTGGAGGAGAGCCCAACACCTCAGATGCTCATACAATAAATGGACAACCTGGAGATCTCTTTCCATGCTCCAAAGCAGGTGAGAAAACGGCCATAATCTATATGTGATCAGGAGGACTCTTGAATGTCAATTTCTCAGCTCCTTTTAGAGATGGAAAATGGCGAAGAAGTTTGGTTAAAGATTTCAAACCACAAAACAAGGTTCAATGATTTTGATGAGCCTCGGTCTTTTCTGATCCATGGGCCCACCCTAGGTGGGCCAATGAGAATATGCTGGTATCATGGGGTGTCCacaaaaatgaataaatttgatttttttgttgaGGAGAGTGGGATTTGAACCCACGCCCTTTCGGACCAGAACCTTAATCTACTCGGCCATCTCAACGTAGACGAATAATGGGTTTTGAATATTGATAGTAAAAGAGAGTAATTGATTGATATGTTGTTGCAGGAACTTTTACGACACTGGTAGAGAAAGGCAAAACCTATCTTCTTCGCATCGTCAATGCAGGGATGAATGAGGATATGTTCTTCGCCATAGCCAATCATTCCCTCACGGTTGTAGGATCAGATGGAAGCTACCTAAAACCCACAACAACCAAATATATAATGATAACCCCAGGCCAAACCATGGATTGCCTCTTGAAAGCTGACCAAAGCCTTGGTCACTATTACATGGCAGCTAGATCTTATTCTAGTGGGGTAGGAGTTGCGTATGATAACACCACAACCACAGCAATTATAAAATATAATGGCACTTATACCcctccatcatctccttccTTCCCAACTCTACCTTACTATAATGATACGGATGCTGCAACCGCTTACTCTACTCGTCTAAGAAGTTTAGACAGTAAAGATCACCCAATTGATGTCCCTAAATCTATAGACACCCAAATCTATACAACCATCACTATCAATACATTGCCTTGTGACAATAACACCACATGTGATGGACCCAATAATTCAAAACTCTCAGCTAGCTTGAACAACATTAGTTTCAGAGAACCATCAACTGATATACTTCTTGCTTATTATCGTAAGATCAAAGGGGTTTATGAATCTAATTTTCCCAATGAACCACCTTACTATTACAATTTCACGGCGGACGATTTGCCATCAAATCTTTCAACGCCGACGGTGGGTACTAAAGTGAAGGTGGTAGAGTTCAATTCAACAGTGGAGATTGTGTTCCAAGGGACTAATTTGAATTCAGGGGAGAATCATCCAATGCATCTTCATGGGTTTAGCTTTTATTGGGTTGGATGGGGATTTGGGAACTTTAACAAGACTACAGATCCCAAAGGGTATAATTTGGTTGATCCACCTGAAATTAATACTGTTGGAGTTCCTAAGAATGGATGGGCTACCGTTAGATTCCGAGCAGACAACCCTGGtaagctagctagctagctagagATTGGTAAACCTTTTAACTTAATTTTcttaataatttttataatttgtaAATGATAGGTTTGACACACTATTGATGAtgacaggggtgtggttcatgCATTGTCATTTGGAGCGTCACACTAGCTGGGGGATGAGCACAGTATTCATAGTGAAGAATGGTAGATCCTTGCCATCAAGTATTCGACAGAAACCTGGATACATGCCTCCCTGTTGAGATCGAGTTTGTTGTGGTGGACGTCGTCGGTATTGGACACAAGCAGGCTTGTTCTGTTCAGTTTTAGTCTTTTAGGATTTGTGTGTAGTAGTAATATGTCATCTGGAAGGAATTAGGCtacaaaatttgaattttatagGCATATGTATTCGTGTGAGGTTATgatgattccccccccccccccccataataACAAAATTCCATATTAGTCCTGTGTGTGTATgagagtgtgtgagagagagagagggagagagaggattgtaatgaaaaaaataaacaaatgttACTACTGATGAGCACTTAGGTTTTGCTCATAAAGTTGTGAATTGAATAAAGATATTATTGTTTGCCCTCTAAGCCAAGAATTAGGCCGGGTTTATGTTTTATTAGTTACATGATGTTATGGGTGTTTGCTAATACACAATTTACACGATTAGAATTGGGTTATACATGACCCAAAgtttaaagaaagagaaataatttCAAGTTATTATGTTTTATGGACATTCACAACTCATGACTCAATTAATGGAATGGAGACTGTTTGATGCATTAGTCACTATTACATGATCGGACGCGCTCAGGTAGTGTTCTTAATTtaaaggtgtcaattgggacaGATTTTGGTATTTGGGACGGGTTCGTATTCGTACCAAAGGTGTTAATCTCAGTTCCGTTCCATTTAATAAACGGGATCATACCTAGGTCCCGGTCCCGATTATTAACGGGACGGGATTGTACCGGTTCTTAAATGGTTTTAGGCCCGgtaaaaaggagaagaactttAATGGTTCCGAGATGTTTCTATTATTAGAAAGCAACTTAAAATATGAAACCAATAGGAATTccatggttttacttcttcaaactccatAAGATCACATGTAAGCTTCTCAAAACAACGTCTAAGGATTAATGAGGACAAAATAAACAAGTCCATTATATAGTCTTATTGCCATCATCAAACAAGTCTATAGAAATAGAACTAAAGGTCCAGTAACTGAAAATACCACTCAAAAACATCAAACTATTGCCATAAAACTTCAACACAAGAACATGAAATATATATATCCTTTGAAAGGATACTAACAGTTCCaatacctaattggtattttgGTATTGGTACCATTGGTAATCCCGTCCTAGAACCATTttgtcccatttatcattcggtaacAAAATTAGATTCTAATATCATTCTGTTTATTAATGGGATAGTCCGGTACCCAGTTTTAGCAGGACAATTCTGGGACAGTTCCATGTTCTGGTCCcatattgacacccttagcgttcttttcccctaaTTATAATTATAGGCAATTCTTTGTAATTATAAACAAAATATTAGCTATTAAATTACATGAACGAGACTTACATAAATATACAATTTTGCGGTCGAAGGGTAATTAACCTTTGAGATCGATAACTAAGGGTTCGAATaccattttaaaaaattggatgaTGGGAGAGCACGATTTTACAATTTTgtctcccccacccccatttGATGGAAGCTCCagtctccttctctcttttgttcttctGATTCTGGTTTGCTATGTCCCCAAGGTGGTCCATATATCTCTCACCAATTTAAGGAAACTAAAGCTCCAATCTATCATTTGGGTAGGGGGTGGGGCAGTTAAATAGAAGTCAATAAGACTTTTTTAGATAAGTTGTGGATGTAAGTCAATAAATTCCTAACAAAGACGATTAAAGTTATAAATTATGACAACAAGAACAACCATCTAAGCACAAAAAGAGTAGGGCCTTGCAAGATACTTTTATTGTCTTCTATAGTAACTTTTTTCAATATATCATGGTACTTGGTACCCCAAAAGCTTTCACATTGTCTTATCCCTCTTAATATTTCAGATAATGCAATCTCCCCACCCCTCCCACCACCACTAaacataaaaattataaaaaaaagatcCCATGACATCAGAGTCGAcgttcctatgccctctcacataatgagtCGTGGGGTTTATAATGACACTCTATCTCCTCACACAAAATATGGATTCCTCACTGAATGAATCTATATATCTCTTAACCTCTCGTTGGTGCAATTTctcattctaaaaaaaaaaacaagaaatgaaagaaTATAACTTTGGATGGATGGGGCATTTCTCAGAACTTTTTGACGTAATTATCGGAGTTGAGAGAGATTAAGCATTTCCTAATTACTTAGAAAGTAAGAGGCACATTTGAAGTGCGTGGCTGCCAGTGTTGAATGTGTCCATATCCATCCCCTCACAATTAAGTGTCATTATCATTGTCATTAATGGAATTGAATCAAAGTATATGAATTTGAGAATTCCAAACCTTCATTAGTTGCGTATGGAACAACATAACCTTTTGACTTTTGTTCTTGTTCATATCTCGTCCTTGTGAAGGTGAGATTTCCAGTTTTCCCTTTCCAAGATACACCCTTAATGGAGCCAATACCAAGTAGTAGAGATCAGTTCAAAGTTCATGgacactcaaaaaaaaaaaaaaaaaaaaggagattccATCTTTTATTCTGGTTCtaataaatataaaagtaaaaaataaaaaattgggaatCCAAATCCTTGGGCAGCCAGTGATTGTGGGGATGGCCAGGCGGCTGTAGTGAGTTTGGTAGATTCCTCTCAGCTTTTCTCATGTCTCAAATTCCATATTCCAATTGGGACAAAGTTCAATAATATTCAAACGTGGTATCTCCACCAATTCATTTCTCTCAATTCTCTGGTGGTGTGGTCCAGAAAACTATTACATGAGAGTATAGTCAACAGTGGGAAATTATAACAAATACTAGAAATGAAAACCGGCCATGCATGCTTCGTAATCTCGGTATTATTGTATCGGATCGGTCTCAGTATTGTCCAGAACCGGGTTGACTTGAACgcatttacttttttttaaaataaaaatcagtttttattatctttttacccttgaCCATACAAGTAGATTAGTATTAAATCGGGATCAATCTCGATCAATCCAATACTAATACCGAGATTACTGATCGATCAGTATCAgcttttagggagaatgttctctgtgccgcagcacagctTGCGCCTAGGCATATGGGCAGCCTGTGTAGGGGGCAGGGTAGTCATTGCACCCATCCTCATGTGCCTTgtcgcaggctgcgctgcgacACAGGGTAGTCATTGCACCCATCCTCATGTGCCTTgtcgcaggctgcgctgcgacacagagaacagcgtCCCCAacttttattctctctctctctctctctctctcatacggCTTACCTAAAAAATGAACGCGTAAAGACCCACATGAATCAAAAAGGGACATTCAAAAATGGGCTTCCTACCTTGTTAGTGGCAGAGTTGATGGTTGAGCAAGGACCAGTCCAACTCAACTCATCACTAGATAAGCCTTTACATACCTCGCTTGTTATTATTCCTCCACTCTTATTGTGGCCATGGTATCTTGTTACTCCTCCACTCTTATTGCAGCATTATTAGACTTTCAAGACTCAGTGGTTAAGCAAGGACCAGTCCAACTCAACTCATTACTAGCTAAGCCTTGCATATGATCATTACCACTATTGGACTACATAAAATCCACTCTTATTGCGGCCTTCGTATCTTGTTACTCCATTTTTATGTTACTCCACTCTTATTGTGGCATTGTTGGACTTGTAAGAGTCAGTGGTTGAGCAAGGACCAGTccaattcaactcaactcatCACTAGCTAAGCCTTATATATCATTAGCATTAGTGGACAACACACAATCCTATCTCGTTACTCTACTCTTATTGTGAATCCGAGTCCACCCGACCTGCCCTGAGCCCAGACAGGGTCTGAATTAGGCTTTTCAGCCTGCAAGGCGGGCCTACACTGGGATTTTCAGACCCGAGGCCAAGCTGGGTCGGGTTTGGATTGAAGTCTCAGGCTGAGCATGGCCTTGCCAGACCTGACCTTGATTTTATATAACTATATATTAATTATTGCACATATGTTTAAGGCTTCAAGCCTTTAGGattatttttgttgatgatgtcccatttttttttcaatgcatATAAGGAcgacgacaacaacaacaactacaacaacaacaacaaaactgAGCCATCCAGTGTCAATCAGGACCACCCCAGACCTagcaaaacaacaacaacaacaaaactgAGCCATCCAGTGTCAATCAGGACCAGCCCAGACCTAGCAAAAATCAGGGAAACTGAGCCATCCAGTGTCAATCAGGACCAGCCCAGAcctagcaaaaatcagggtTAATCAGGACCAATCCAGCCCGTCTGGCCTGATCAGGGTTAATCAGGATCACACTGAGCTGGGCTGAGCCTGAAaaggttgggcctgggctgagatatcacAGCCCTACCTTAGGAAcgggctgggcttgggctgagttAAGAGTATTCAGGCTTAGGCTGcagttttaaaaagcccggcccaacctagCCGTATTTGATCCTTAATTTGGTATATGtagtctttttattttattttctttttttttttttaatttatttttgggtaaaaataaTATCATAAAAATGTTTCTAGGACGGTCAAACAAAAGTGCTATGTGTGTGAACATCTACGTTCGAGTTGGTGatagttttgtttcttttcaatGGTGTTTTGCTGATGGGGAGACTGTTACTTGTAAGGTTGgctcatgaatttttttttattttttttgtgtgatgGAAATAAAGAAATATCTCATGATACTTTTATTTCCAAGTccaaatgaaattgaaattccCTTTCACAACAGAAGTGCACTTCGGAGCTCTGTTCAAGATAGCGTGAGGGCCTGAATTGGGCCTTAGGCTTTAGATTTGTTACAAAGTTGTCTGGGTTGGGCTTTGGATTTGAAGAACTGTCCCTTCAAGTTGGATATGGGGTATCAAGGCCCAGCTCAGTGGTATAAAGTAATTTACGTAAAAATACATTCGATTTAGGAAACTCTTTGTCACTACGGTTCGTGACATCTACATTTTTTACCATCTGCCATGTGGCGGTACATATGAATAGATATGGGTGGGTCCATCTCATAAAAGACCTTGAATCTATTACAGGTTATCACAACATAATATTTATATGTTATATTGCACTTATAAATAGGGCCCGGTTTTCATGCCCGGATGTGTATCTTGATCAAGACTTGCCACTTGGTCAATTCTAATTGAGCTAAAACACGACTTGTGAGTTGAGACTTTCAGGTGTGTACGTGTCCACAAATATTGAACCCCATCTCAcataccccttttttttttttggatgaaaaaaaGGACACACACAAATATATTAGTTAGAAGAGAGCCTCTACATGGTAATGTTTATAGTATTAACCCACCCAAAGGAGATGTTCGAAAAGTTATGCGCTAGTTCAGCCAATTCAAAAAAGTTAGGTAAGCAACCCCaaagaatagaagagaaggtCTATCTAGACAAAAGGTCAAAAAGAGACTTGTTGTAGCATCATATCTCCCTTAAAATGATAAGATCTGCAATCGTTATCCTCCTTCCATGTAGAATGCCACAGAGCTCTGCCACCAGTTCATCCTTAGAAGTCGTTCGATCGAAACTGATTTTaaaccttttttcctttatgAAACATCGAAGATGTTCACTTGGCTATTCCAAGTTCGGGATCAAAAACTCCTGTGACCAGCAAACCAAGCAAGCCCATAGTAAGGTTAATGATAGAATCACCAGTAAGTTGTGGATATGGTGTGTGGTGGAGTGTATGTTGTGCAGGAGGAAGTAAAGTAGAGGTTGAAGGGGGAATTAAATGTAGATCAGTGATCCACCTATTAACAAAATGAATGACCTGGATAGGGTCAACCTTAAAATCATCATATAAAACCTTGTTTCGTACAGACTAAACAGAATCAcaggtaattataaaaatagaaacaaaaccaaTGGAAAGATTGTTTTTGCATGGCCCTGGAACCAAGGAGGGAAGCACACAAACATAAGAGCGAGGGAGCAAATAAGTGCTCAGTTCTCAATTCAAGTGGGCCAGAAGCCCAGATtcgcttagtccaatcacaagatatAAAAAGATGCCACAGTGATTGCTTGTGAAAGCCACAGAATACACATGAAGGCTCGACATATATCCATTTTGAAAGCAAAACTCTTATATGAAGCCATGCATTTAAGACACGCCAAAAGAATATCTTAAATCGTGGATGTAAATTAAGTTTCCCAAAATCTCACATACGGCATTTGGTACATGTTTTGGGCTAATCAAATAAGTCTCTCTTGGTGACCCAACTAGATAGTGTCCATAAATGAGTAAATATCTTTTTCATATTTGTTTAGACTCCATTTTTTCTGATGACATGCGTTTTTTGTGCTTTTATATATTGCAGTTTAATAGATTTTCAAATATTATTATGGGCACATTGTCTACATCACCCTTTTATTACATTGTAAATCTAAACATAAAAAATGCAACAATATGAGACACTATCAAAAGATACATGTTGGTCAAGAACTCAAAGTTTAGATACTCAAGGGAAATAATGAATAAACATTAGCCATATGATCGAATttagtttaaaaattgattgaTGGTCAATCTAGATGGTCCCCTATCactccaaaaattaaaattgtcCTAGGACCACTCATTCCATAATATGGTGATTGAAAAATGTAAAGTATAAAAAATTCACTAGATAGTAGgacattttttttggaagggaaggggaggggaggggggggtatGAAGACATTTTCTAATCGGTTTACCATCGTTTAAACGGTCTGGCTCGATTTAAACTATTTAACTAAACAATCTCAATCTTATAACCacaatcgaaccatttattaaatagtTTCACAATATCAATGTAAAACagctctctcctctccacatGAAATGATCTCTTTGTCCCCTATAGATTAAACCTTTGATTTTGTCCCTACACCCATTGTTGTGCCCCCTTGTGCCACTTGCTAGGAGAGCCCctcctaaaaaaaaagataaatttaattcataaaaaaatccatatgTTGTCTTTTTTCGACAAGG
The sequence above is a segment of the Telopea speciosissima isolate NSW1024214 ecotype Mountain lineage chromosome 7, Tspe_v1, whole genome shotgun sequence genome. Coding sequences within it:
- the LOC122669277 gene encoding laccase-14-like gives rise to the protein MELKKKGLILELLGLVLFKLLCMGLGETYHYKWNITETSYTRLCSTKKILTVNGLFPGPAIHVRRGDTVFINVVNHGTYNVTLHWHGVKQPRNPWSDGPEYITQCPIQAGASFTYEINFSSEEGTIWWHAHSDWSRATVHGPIFVFPKLGTSYPFPKPYSEVPIIIGSWYKGDVMEILEEALVGGGEPNTSDAHTINGQPGDLFPCSKAGTFTTLVEKGKTYLLRIVNAGMNEDMFFAIANHSLTVVGSDGSYLKPTTTKYIMITPGQTMDCLLKADQSLGHYYMAARSYSSGVGVAYDNTTTTAIIKYNGTYTPPSSPSFPTLPYYNDTDAATAYSTRLRSLDSKDHPIDVPKSIDTQIYTTITINTLPCDNNTTCDGPNNSKLSASLNNISFREPSTDILLAYYRKIKGVYESNFPNEPPYYYNFTADDLPSNLSTPTVGTKVKVVEFNSTVEIVFQGTNLNSGENHPMHLHGFSFYWVGWGFGNFNKTTDPKGYNLVDPPEINTVGVPKNGWATVRFRADNPGVWFMHCHLERHTSWGMSTVFIVKNGRSLPSSIRQKPGYMPPC